The following are from one region of the Nostoc cf. commune SO-36 genome:
- a CDS encoding carbohydrate ABC transporter permease gives MLNCKKSRSQVLLMYVLLGAIALLMLFPLLWLISTALKSPTENIFQTPPQLLPSQPTLNNFFSVWNSLPFGQYLYNSTLVSVLTVALNLLFCALAAYPLARLSFVGRDGIFVAIVSTIMIPFQIVMIPLYILTVQLGLRNTYLGMIFPSLASAFGIFLLRQAFMSVPKEIEEAARMDGSSELGLWWHIMLPAVRPALVTLAIFVFIGAWSDFLWPLIVIQDENLYTLPLGVAKLAGTFSLDWRLVAAGSVIAIAPVLLLFLFLQRYIVPTETGSGVKG, from the coding sequence ATGCTGAACTGTAAAAAATCACGATCGCAGGTTTTACTAATGTATGTGCTGTTGGGAGCGATCGCACTGTTGATGCTCTTTCCCTTACTATGGCTAATTAGTACAGCCTTGAAGTCACCGACGGAAAACATTTTTCAGACGCCGCCACAGTTGTTACCCAGTCAACCAACATTAAATAACTTCTTTAGTGTGTGGAACTCTCTACCTTTTGGACAATACCTGTATAACAGTACTTTGGTATCAGTGCTGACTGTGGCTTTAAATCTACTGTTTTGCGCCTTGGCTGCCTATCCGTTGGCAAGATTGTCCTTTGTGGGGCGAGACGGGATTTTTGTAGCGATCGTCTCGACGATTATGATTCCCTTTCAAATCGTAATGATTCCTCTGTATATTTTGACAGTCCAGTTAGGTTTGAGAAACACTTATTTAGGGATGATTTTTCCGAGTTTAGCTTCTGCCTTTGGCATTTTTCTATTGCGCCAAGCTTTCATGAGTGTCCCCAAAGAAATAGAAGAAGCCGCCCGGATGGATGGCAGCTCAGAATTAGGATTATGGTGGCATATTATGTTACCAGCAGTTCGCCCAGCACTGGTAACTTTAGCTATTTTCGTATTCATTGGTGCTTGGAGTGACTTTTTGTGGCCTTTAATTGTCATCCAAGACGAAAATTTATACACTCTTCCGTTGGGAGTTGCCAAGTTAGCAGGGACATTTTCTCTTGACTGGCGGTTGGTAGCTGCTGGTTCAGTAATTGCGATCGCGCCAGTATTATTATTATTTCTATTTTTACAACGTTACATTGTACCCACTGAAACTGGTAGCGGCGTTAAAGGATAA
- a CDS encoding sugar transferase, which yields MSNLYLYSVNSSQKPSHPSTLSVRKRLIDIMGAIVGLIITFIVAIPVAIATFIYEPNPIFYSQIRCGLNGKTFRMWKFRSMIVDADKLKHLVQNQAKGHIFKSVDDPRITPVGKFLRRTSLDELPQFWNVLLGDMSLVGTRPPTPDEVSHYDPHHWDRLRVKPGITGEWQANGRSTITDFETIVKMDIDYQRKWSVIYDLVLIIKTIWVVFKKTGAY from the coding sequence GTGAGTAATCTTTATCTTTATTCAGTTAATTCTTCGCAAAAGCCTTCACACCCTTCAACATTAAGCGTCAGAAAACGATTAATTGACATTATGGGAGCTATTGTGGGGTTAATAATCACATTTATAGTAGCAATTCCCGTAGCAATTGCTACTTTTATTTATGAGCCAAATCCAATATTTTATTCTCAAATTCGCTGTGGTTTGAATGGAAAAACTTTCCGGATGTGGAAATTTCGCTCGATGATCGTTGATGCTGATAAACTCAAGCATTTGGTTCAAAATCAAGCAAAAGGCCATATTTTTAAATCTGTTGACGATCCTCGTATTACTCCCGTAGGTAAATTTTTGCGGCGTACTAGCTTAGACGAATTACCTCAATTTTGGAATGTTTTGTTAGGAGACATGAGTTTAGTTGGTACTCGTCCTCCTACTCCTGATGAAGTCAGTCATTACGATCCACACCACTGGGATAGATTGCGAGTCAAACCCGGTATTACTGGAGAATGGCAGGCTAATGGGCGTTCAACGATTACAGACTTTGAAACTATTGTCAAGATGGATATAGATTATCAACGCAAGTGGTCTGTAATTTATGACTTGGTTCTGATTATTAAAACTATTTGGGTGGTATTCAAAAAGACTGGTGCTTATTAA